GCTTCACTTGAGCATGAGCAAACCACTGTTGTTACATGTGGAATGGCCGCGGTGGCCGCGAGGTAAGTTGTTGCTTGGTGAGATGCTCCATCTGCTGCATCTTGAAACCCTGCATGGCTATAAAGACCAATAATTGGAGCTTGTGAAAGAGAGGACATTATTAATGGAAGATTCCCTTTCGTTACTGCAAATTGTGCAAATGTATCTACAATTGGAATTAGGCCTTGCTTAGAAAGACCTACGGCAGTGTTAACCATATTCGATTCTGCAATACCAACATCAATGAAGTTTCCAGGAAATGCTTTTTGAAAGTCGCTTATTCCAGTAGAGCCCTGTAAGTCAGATGAAACAGAGAAAACAGGAAGACCTGATTCAACCGCTGCAATAGCAGCTCTTGCAAAACCAGGCTGAACTTTTTCTTTCTTTACAGAAGGAGCCGCTGCAGATTCTTCTTTTGCTTGGGGTTTAGAAGAAAGGATTTGTTGGGCCCATGAAGAAAGTTCTTCAGGAGTTTGTCCTTCAAAAATCTCATCTAAAAATGCAGTTAACTTCTCATCATATGCTTTTAGTGGATAACCATGACCACCAGAAGCACTTTCTTCAGTAGACTTTACCCCATATCCCTTTATCGTTTTCACAATAATACAAACAGGCTTATTAGGATTCTTTTTGGCCTTATCTAATGCCGTTTCAATCGTATTATGAACTTTTTGTAGATTGTGACCTTCACTTTCATTAATTACTTCCCAACCAAGAGTTGCAAGTGAGTTGAAAGTAGGGTTCATTGAGAATGAGTCGGCTTCAATTCTTCCTGAAAGTTTTGTATTGTTGTCAGAAATTACTAAAACAAATGGGTTTAGTTGTCCTTTTGCGGCGAGACCAGGAATAGCAGCAAAACTCTCTTTCGTTTCACCTTCCATACTTCCACCGTCACTTAATAGGCAGATGGTCGTTCTATCGTTTCCAATAATTTTATCTGCTAGAGCAAGACCTTGGGCCTGAGGAACACCTGAACCAAGAGGACCGTTAGAGATAAAGACACCTTCAGGATTAAGGTGTGATTCTCCGTGACCAGTTAACTTACTCTCTACAGATCTAAACTTTCTAAGAGCTTCAAAAGTTAAGTCATCAAAACCATAATTTGCTCTTATCGCATAGATTCCATTTTCAGCATGACCAGCGTCGTTGACAAAATTATATTGATCAAACCAATTCGCATTCTTTTGTTTAAACATTATTGCGTGAATTGAAGAAGACATTTCTGCAAAAGCAGCAGGTCCCCCCCAGTGACAGGCGGCGCCACCTATAACTGCATGTTGATTCATGAGTGCAACCAAACCACGTGTCATTTTTGGACATGCCAGAGTCATCTCTGATCCATCGATAGACTTAACTGTCGTTGCATACTTTGGTTCATTCTTTGGTGTCGCAGCTAATTTATTAATTATTTTTAATGGCTTGAGAGTATTGAGTTTACTCATATATTGGCTCCATGAAGTTTGTTAAAAATGTGATCACATAAAGTTAGTCTAAAAACATTAGACTGTTAAGTATTTGCTGATTTTATTGCGCTGGATTGGATTATTAATAAGTTATTAAATTCAGCTAGATGTACTAGGTCTAAATGGGGTTTATTGTCCTTTCATGTCTTTGAAATCTTGATTTTGTTGGCAATTTTGTAAAAACTTGAGAAAAATGCTTGTTGAGATTTGGTTTGTAAGTGCCTGATAAGATAGCTAATTTAAGACAAAAGTTAATTTTATCTTAAGGGAAAATGAAATAATCCGATATAATTTATGTAGTAATAACTTGTAAGAGGTAAGTATGTGCGACGTATGCAAAGCTGAAAATCTCGACTCGGACTTTATGAATGGGGCAAGAAATAAGAATAATGCTTCAAAGTTGTATAGAGTTTTTAAAGGTCAAGTTGCAGTAGTAAAGACTTGTCCACTACATGATATTCAATTATTCATGTTAGGTGAGCAGAAGTTTCTTTTAGAGAATTTGAGTTTTTTAAAATTTTTAAATCAAAATAGGCGAAGTTTTATATCTAATTCATTCTAGCCTGATGACTTCTATTAGACTTATAATTAAGTCTAATTAGGAGTCAGCGTAATGTCGTATCAGAGTTCATTTATAAATGGATCATTTTCTAAGCCTACCCAAAGAAAATTAACAGTAAGCAATAAGTTTTCTAACGAAACCATTGGAGAGTTGTCTTTTTGTGATGATGAAGACCTCGAGAAGGCCATCAGTACTTCGGTTAATGCATTTGAAAGTTATAGAAATACAAGTGCACAATTTAAGTATGAGTGTTTAAAGAAGCTATTAGGTTCTCTAGTGGCAAACAAGGATAAACTAGCTCAACTTATTTGCGAAGAAGCTGGAAAGCCTATTTCATATGCATTAAGCGAAGTCGATAGAAGTATAAGTACAGTCGAGTTTGCTGTTGAAGAGTCGAGACGGATTCGTGGTGATATTATTCCCATGAACTTTTTAAATGCTGTCGGTAGAAGTTCATTCACTAAGAAAGTTCCCCTAGGGCCTGTTCTTGCAATTTCTCCTTTTAATTTTCCTCTAAACCTTGCTCTTCATAAAATTGCACCTGCTCTTGCATGTGGTTGTTCAGTTGTTTTAAAACCATCTCTATCTACACCTTTAATAGGCATAAAATTAGCTGAACTCATTGCATCTGCAGGATTTCCTAAAGGGCTTGTCAATGTTGTTATTTGTGAGGATGAGTTAAGTGAGAGATTAGTTAGGGATGAAAGATTTAAGTTACTATCTTTTACCGGTAGTCCAAAAGTCGGATGGTATTTGAAGTCTATTGCAGGAAAGAAGAAGGTTACTTTAGAGCTCGGTGGAAATGCTGCTGTTATTGTTGATGAAACAAAAGATCTTCCTAGCGTTGCTAAGAAAGTTGCAATAGGCTGTAATTTATATGCGGGACAGATATGTATTTCGACTCAAAGAGTTCTTGTAAATGAAAATATATATGATGATTTTAAGGAACTTCTAGTTCAAGAAATTAAAAAATTACCTATTGGAGATCCGAATAATGCTCAAACAATTATAGGACCCCTTATAAGTGCTGATCAAGTTAATAGAGTTCAAAATCTAGTTGATAGTGCGATTAGGGAAGGGGCAAACGATTTAATAGGTTTCGAGCTTTCGCGTAAAGAAGAAAATATACTCGGCCCTTACTTATTGGAAAATGTCTGTACAACAGATGACTTATGGAGTGAAGAAGCTTTTGCACCCGTGGCAGTAATGAGATCGTTTAAAACTTTTGATGAAGCTATCGCAATGGTTAACGACTCAAAGTATGGTCTGCAAGTAGGTATTTTCACCGACTCGATTTCAAAAGTTAAAAAGTCACTCGATTTTATCGATGTCGCGGGCATTATTATTAATGATATTGCTGGCTTTAGAATTGATCATATGCCTTATGGCGGCATTAAGGATTCTGGCCTTGGACGAGAAGGTATCGTTTATGCTATAGATGATATGACTTTTGAAAAGCTGGTGGTGTTTTAATGCGTTTGTTTCATGTTCTATTATTTTTTATTTCAATCTCAATTTCAGCTAATGAGTGGAAGTTTCTTCAAACATATGAAGGAGTAGATTTATATGAGCTTCAAAACTCTTCCGAATATGCGACACCTTTTAAAGCAATTGGAACAATTCCTGTTGATATAAGTAGTGTTATCAAATCCCTCTTAGACATAGACAAGAAGCATGAATGGGCCCCAAAACTAAAGTCGGTGGAGCTACATAAAGACTTGGGAAAGAATACTTTTATCTTCAGTGAATATTACAGAACTCCATGGCCTTATTATGATAGACAATTTCTATTAATGGGAGAGTTAAAAAAAGAAGGGCGTACAGTCACTTTTAAGGCAAAAAACTATAAAGACGAAAAGCTTATTCATGATGACCATGTTCTTGCTAGTGTTGAGATTTTAGATTTTGTGCTAGAGGAAGTGAGTGGAGGAACAAAAATAACTTTCACTTTTAATGGCGATATGGGTGGTTGGATACCATCTTTTGTTTCTAATATTATTAGAAAGAAATGGCCTCTCAGGTTTATTCAGGCGCTAGAGAGGCTCTCTAAGAGTGGAAAAATTAGAACTACTGACTACTATATCAACTATATGAAGTCTATCGAGAACTAGTTCTATCCCAATCTGTTAAGTTGTACTTATCAAGAATTGATTTTAGCTCTCCAGATTTTCTCATTTTCTTTATATGAAGGTGAAGTTGCTTATCTAATATTACTTTAATCTTTGAGTTATTCTTAGTGACAATTAAAATAGGGTTGTGTCCCGTAAGTGAAGTCGGGCTGATAGATAATGCTGAAGTATGCTTCGATTTAAGAAAATTATATTTCATTACGTTATAATCATCTAACGCAATATCTCCTCGCTTGATTGCAATTAAATCGATTAAGCGCTTATGAATATTGGAGCCCGTAACTTCATTTATTAAGTCTTCGCTACCTTGCCCCTGGTTGATTCTACTCATTTCTTTTACAATATTATCCGTGGCGCGAGATCCTTTTGGAAGCAAGATTTTCTTTCCTTTGAGATCTAGGTTTTCTAAAACAACTATATTATCTTCATTTCTTGAAATAACGCCAGTTGATCTAAATCCTAGAGGCGTTTTAATTGTCGTTAAATTTACTTCATCTCTTAGATCTAGAGCGGTAAGTATTCCAAAGTCAACTTTCTCTTTGTCAATACTATCTGAAATTCTCGCGTATGGAGTAGAAATAGTTTTTAAAGTATCTTTGTTACTTTTAAAGTAGCTTTCAAGTATTTCAACGATATAGCCTTTAAACTCACTGTCTATACAGTAATAAGGACAAGATGGTGTTATAGATACTTTATATGTAGCTGAGAGAACCAGAGGGCTAAATAAGAGATAGATTAATAAAAATCTAATCATTAATTGACCTCTTCAAGTCATTATTCCACTTGCTATTTGTCATCCAAGGTTTAGTAAATGAACTTGGAATCTTGCCATTCCAACCAGGGTACTTACTTAAAGTCTCTTTGGTTATTGGGAAAGTTGGTATTAAAATTTTCTTAGAGACTTCTAGGCCTCTTAAAACTTTATAACCCGTTTTCATACTTTCTCTTCCAATTGAAGCACAAAATTGAGCACTATCAATTACTGTTAACTTTCCATTCTTAATATTTTGTACTGATTTAGGGTCTCCATCAATCGTCGCAATTTTAATCTCTGTTCTTTTATTCTTATAAAGGTGATCGACAATAGACAGACCGCCACCATCATTAACTGTGAATATAACATCTATGCTATTTTTTGACGGAAAGTCTGAGAGAATATCTTTAGCTGCTTGAAGACCAGATACTGGCTCAACAGCATTATAAGTTCCTATGATTTTAAATTTTTGCTTCAGGTTTTTTAGTGTATCTATAAAGCCATCAACTCTTTCAATAGTACTAGAGACTTTAGGGTATTCCACAATGATCAATTTTATCTCATAATCATCTTTGTAGAGTTGAGCAATATATTCTCCACCTAATGAGCCGGCCTGGTAGTTATTTGAAGTTAGAAAGCTGGCCAGCTTTCCATCTAGTATGTACTGGTCATAGGCAATAACAGGAATTTTAAGTTTATTTGCCGCTAATAGAGGAGGTGTTAATGCCGCATTATCAGTTGGTTGGATAATAATAAGATCTACTGGTTTCTTCCTTTTAAGAACTTCGTAAAACTGTTTTATTTGATTTCTCACTCCATTAGTTCCATCACCAGCAACATAAGATATAAGATTAATACGATCAATACCTGCCGAATTAATGGCCTTGGCCTGTTCTTCAAGCCCAGACCTCATAGCGACTTGTCCTTCAATCTTTGAAGACCAATATAAGACTGCAACATCGTAGTCTTTTGCAAATGTTGCTATGCAGAATAATGTGCAGATAATTATTTTAAAGTTCATAGAGGATCTCGATTACTATAGTACATTTGTTCTATTAATTTACTCAATAAAGTATCAAAATTCCATGTAAATATTATGAATAAAGATCGAAGTTACTGTTATCTTAAGTTTCTCTTATTTCATGATATGTGTCATTTTTTCAAACCTTTGCCAAAGTATTAATAATTTTGATGTAATAAATTAAGGAGTTTATTCATGTCTAGATTAGTTCTTTTGGTAAGTAGTATTCTATCGTTTTCAATTCTTGGGAGCACAGCTTCTTGGGATAGTGCAGATTGGTCTCGAACAGCAACATTAGCTAAGGGTGAGAATCGCGAAAATATCTATAATTTAGAGCAAAGTAAATTAGAGAAACTATCTCATAAAGGTTATCTCCATGCTCTACAGTATCCTGTTACAGTGACTGGACTTCTCGTTCCTTATGATCCTTTAAAGAACTTTTTGGAAGCTGACGAAGTCAACCCTCTAAGAAGACTTGTCACTAAACTAGCGAAGAAGAAAGTTGGTTTCAATGATATGGATGAAATGTACAGCTGGCTTGGAGCTAACTCTTATAATGATGAAGATGCTACTGGGATTTATCGTATTCCGTATCCTAATGGAGAGAAACCAGACTTTCCAATGGGGGTGACTTTGATGGAAACAGCGAGGGGAACAGGCATGACTTTTAGCTGTGCTACCTGTCACTCTGCAAATTTATTTGGAACCACTGTCATGGGACTTACTAATAAGAGGGTTCGCGCAAATGAATTCTTTCATATGGCGAAAAAAACTGTACCTCTAATTCCTAGTCGCTTATTTAAAGTTTCAACTAGGGCGACTGAAGACGAGCGCTTGATGTTTAAGAGAACTAAGTACAATCTTAACTCTGTTGGAGTCGTTGTTCCACAAGTGGTTGGTCTCGATACTTCGCTACCGCAAGTGGCCCTTAGTTTATCTAGAAGAAATTTAGATGAATACGCTACAAAGAATAAATTCTTAGAAAAATTTCCTCGAAAAAATGAACTTGAACACTTTGTTGCAGACTCTAAACCTGCAGTTTGGTGGAATTTAAAATATAAGACGAGATGGCTTTCTGATGGTTCAATAGTTGAAGGTAATCCTATTTTAACAAATTTCTTATGGAATGAAATAGGTAGAGGAACGGACTTAAAGAAGCTAGAAAAATGGATGCAAGATAATACTGAAACTATTAAAGAGTTAACTGTCGCAGCATTTTCTACGAAAGCGCCAAGATGGACAGATTTCTTTGATGTAGAAACAATCGACCTAGAGGTTGCCAAACGAGGTGAGGTTGTTTTTAAGAAAAGGTGTGCCGAGTGCCACGGGAATTATGAAAAAGCTTGGAACCTTCCAAACGCTCACGAGCTGGATGCCGTCGAATTACTTGAGACGACTTTAGTCGATTATCATAAGAAGACACCTGTTAAAGATGTCGGAACAGATCCTCAGCGATATCAAGGGATGAAATATTTTGCGAAGAGATTAAATGATCTGAAAATTTCTAAGTGGATGAAGACAACAGTTGTTCCACAAAAAGGTTACGTACCACCACCGTTAGTTGGTATTTGGGCAAGGTATCCTTACCTTCATAATAATTCTATTCCAAACCTATGTGCTTTTCTTACTCGTGCCGATAAGAGACCTAAGAAATTTGTGCAAGGACCTGCTGATAATAGGGAAACTGATTTTGATAGCGAGTGTGTAGGTTATCCTGTTGGAGATGCTATTCCTAAAGAGTGGTGGAAAGATAAAGACGCTATTTTTGATACTACTAAACCTGGACTTAGAAATATCGGTCACACAAAGGCCTTTATTGATAAAGATGGTAATGAGCTATTAACTCCAACTCAAAAAAGAGAGCTTATTGTATTTCTAAAGACTCTATAAGGAATAAATGTGCATACTGTGGAGTATTCTCCTATTACTGAAGAGGATTTAGATTTAGTTTTAGCTTTTACTGATAAATGGATTGGAAAGAATTATTATCAAAAAGAAGAGCTGGCCCAAATTATACAGCAAGGACATAAGTGTAATCTTAATGCTTCTGTTAAAGCTTGTGTTGGGGGAGAGTTGGCCGGAATTAGACTAACTCTTGCTCCAGGTAGTTGGATTAAAGAAACGAGTGAAGGGCTGAGCCTTTCTAAATGGAATATCCCAGAAGGTGATGTTGCCTACTTCAAGTCTCTATTTGTAAGTGAGAAATTTCAAAAGTTGGGGATTGGTAAAGAACTCTCAAAACGTTCAATTGATATTCTTAAGAAGATGAATGCCGCAGGAATTCTTTGTCATTCGTGGCTCGAGTCTCCTGGAAATAGCTCGCAAAAGTATCTTCTCAGTATGGGTTTTAAAGAAGTTCGTCAGCATCAAAAATTTTGGTCACAAATTGATTACTTATGTACTAGATGTTCTCCAAAGAAGTGTGCTTGCACAGCCGCAGAAATGTTGAAGCTTCTTTAAATAAATCTAGTATTTCCTGACAATTACTTCTTGTTAAATATCTATATGATAGTCTTCTAGTCTAGGAGAAATATATGAGTGTATCAATTTGGCAAGACCGATCAAATCGTCACAATTTAGCTGAGCAATGTAGTGATATTATTGTTATCGGTGGTGGCATTGCAGGGCTATCATGTGCCTATTGGATCTTGCAAGAAGATAGCGAGCTTAAAGTAACACTAATAGAAAAAGGCGAAGTTGGTGATGGTGCAACAGGAAGAAATGCTGGCTTCATTACTTGTGGATCTGTAGAGCATTTTAATCGTCTTGTTGAAAAACACGGTGAGAGTGAGGCCTTAGAAATTTGGAAGTTTTCAGAAACAAACCTTGAACTTCTAGAAGAACATCTAATTACTGGGAGTGAAAAAGAGCTCCAATTTGAAAAAAAGGGAAGCTTCTCCCTTGCGTCAACTGAAACTGAATTTCAAGAACTTAAGAAGTCTGCATTACTAATGCAAAAGTTAGGTATAGAGGTAGAAGTCATTGAAAAAAGTGATATCGATAGTAGGCTTGGTGCGAGAGGTTTTATCGGTGGAATTAAGTATCTAGGGGATGCTTCTATTCACCCTATGAAGCTTCTTGATAAAATGAAAGAGAAACTACTTTCATTTAAAAATTTTAAATTATTTGAAAACTCAGAAGTATTTAAGATTAATTCAGTTTCACAAGAAAAAGAAGTTTTAACAAAGGGCCATCGATTTAAGGCCCCAATTGTTGTTCTTGCAACAAATGGTTATTCCGCGTTACTTCATGATTATTTTAAAGATAAGATTTATCCAACGAGAGGGCAGATCTTAGCAACTTCATCTGTTGAGAAGTTTATGGAAGGGCCGTGTTATGCAAATTTCGTACTTGATTACTTTCGCCAACTCCCAAGTGGTGAGTTAGTCATTGGAGGTTTTCGACAATTGCAAAAAGATGTTGAAATTGGATATTCGGATGAGACTTCAGATGTAATTCAAAACGCTTTAGAACAATTCATACAAACTCACTTGCCGGCTCTTTCTGAGGCAGATATTACTCACCGTTGGTCTGGTATCATGGGGTTTTCGGTTGATGGTCAACCTATGGTTGGAGCGATTCCTAGTGATCAGCAAATCTACTTTCTGGGAGGATTTACTGCTCATGGCCTAGGGCTGGCTTTTCATGGGGCAAAGTGTTTAGCTGATATTTTGTTTGATAGAGAGATTCCTTCATTTATTTCGGCAAAGAGGTTTTAATGAAAATTAACGGGCTTTTACAAGAACTTTGGGATGATTACACTTCAATGGCACCGTCGGCACTTTTTATACATGAACTGATGCAGCAGCGAGGAGAGAATGTCGTAAATGATCATATTGCTTTAAGAACATTTTCCCATGAGTCTATTGGTATTGATCAGTTTGCAATACACTTTGAAAAGTTCGGCTATAAACGTTGTGGAGATTATGAATTTGAAGCTAAGAAATTAGATGCTATACACCTTGAACACTCCTGTAATTCTAAGCTTCCAAAAATTTTTCTAAGTGAACTTCGTTATAATGAACTTTCAAAAAACTCTATTGAGATAATAGAAAGGTGTATTGAACCTCTTAAGCTGTTATCAATTGATTCGCTTCTAGCAAAGCCCTTAAGACCATCTATTAGTTTTCGTGAGTATAAGCAGCTATATGAGGAATCTGAGTACGCTGCATGGTTATGCGCAATAGGCTTTAGGGCCAATCATTTTACAATAAGTGTGAATCACTTAAAGACCATTGAGTCTTTACTTGATCTAAATGAGATTTTGAAGGAAAATGGTATTTTATTAAATACTTCTGGTGGAGAAGTGAAAGGTAGCAAGAGTGAATTTTTGGAGCAGTCTAGTACTATGGCCGATAAAATGGACGTTGAATTTACAGACTGTACCGAGAAAGTACCTACTTGTTACTATGAGTTTGCTCTTCGTCACCAGCTGCCAACGGGGAAGCTCTATCAAGGGTTCGTCACAAAATCAGCCGATAAGATCTTTGAAAGTACCAACTGATTCCTGGGTATTTACTAGACCTATTGCTCATAGGGGGCTTCATGGAAATGGGGTCTTGGAAAATACAATCGAAGCCTTTGATAAAGCGATCAAAGAGAATCATCCAATAGAGTTAGATATTAGGGTAACTAAGGATGATAAGTTGGTTGTTTTTCACGATAGAACGACCTCCCGAATCTTTACAGAGAATTTAGATGTAGAGAAAAGTCATTTATCTGATTTATTAAAATTAGAGGCTAAAGAGAATAGTGCAAAAATTCCTACTTTAGAAAATATTTTAGAGTATGTTGATGGAAGAGTTCCTCTTCTTATTGAGATTAAAAATGAGAACTTTGATGGTAGGCTTGAGCGTTTATTAGTCGATCAACTGAGAAATTATCATCATGAGTTTTCAATTCAATCTTTTAATCCTTGGAGTCTAAAGGAAATCTCTCGACTAGCTCCTGATTTTTCAATTGGACTTTTATCTGGAACATTTAAGAAGTCAAAAATGAATTTCTTTTCAAAGCTTGCCTTAAGAAATCTTATCTTCATTCCTTATCTAAGACCTGACTTCCTATCTTTGGAGTTTAGTGGCTATAGTGGTATTCAAAGAAGAATTGCTGAGATTTATGGAAGCGAAAGAGTTATCTTTTGGACTATTCGAGATAAGAAACAATTGCCTCTGCTGGGAAAACATAATTATATCTTTGATAACTTTGAGGACAATAAATGAAAAAGTATGCGATTTTAATACTGTCATTATTAGGAGTAGCTGCTGTAGGCTATTACTTACTATCTTTCGATATTAATAGCGAAATTGAAGAATCAAGCTTGCAGGATGCTCCATCAAAAGAGTCTAAGACCATTGCTTATGAGAGTAATAAGAAGGTAAAGCTCAACATTCATACTGACAACAAAAATAATACTGAAGTTGATGTAGAAGAACTCGAGAAGATCAATGAATATCTAGATCAAGTAGAGAAGGATTGGTACAACGAGGTAGAGAACCTTTTTCTGAGTGATGCTAAAAGTGGAGAAAGCTTTTTGCAAGAATATAGAGATTTA
This window of the Halobacteriovorax sp. HLS genome carries:
- a CDS encoding transketolase C-terminal domain-containing protein is translated as MSKLNTLKPLKIINKLAATPKNEPKYATTVKSIDGSEMTLACPKMTRGLVALMNQHAVIGGAACHWGGPAAFAEMSSSIHAIMFKQKNANWFDQYNFVNDAGHAENGIYAIRANYGFDDLTFEALRKFRSVESKLTGHGESHLNPEGVFISNGPLGSGVPQAQGLALADKIIGNDRTTICLLSDGGSMEGETKESFAAIPGLAAKGQLNPFVLVISDNNTKLSGRIEADSFSMNPTFNSLATLGWEVINESEGHNLQKVHNTIETALDKAKKNPNKPVCIIVKTIKGYGVKSTEESASGGHGYPLKAYDEKLTAFLDEIFEGQTPEELSSWAQQILSSKPQAKEESAAAPSVKKEKVQPGFARAAIAAVESGLPVFSVSSDLQGSTGISDFQKAFPGNFIDVGIAESNMVNTAVGLSKQGLIPIVDTFAQFAVTKGNLPLIMSSLSQAPIIGLYSHAGFQDAADGASHQATTYLAATAAIPHVTTVVCSCSSEAQAYMTKAIELSKSKREAGQVADSVLFFYGRESHPTHYKEGLSYEWEKAQVLEQGTDVTIVANGPMVQKALKAAELLKQKNISATVINNPFTNKVDIETFKTELSKTAGKLITIEDHQLIGGMGATLVHELALNNIDFKVKSLANRGQFGQSAYLADELYSLHNISEKDIVEAATSF
- a CDS encoding aldehyde dehydrogenase family protein codes for the protein MSYQSSFINGSFSKPTQRKLTVSNKFSNETIGELSFCDDEDLEKAISTSVNAFESYRNTSAQFKYECLKKLLGSLVANKDKLAQLICEEAGKPISYALSEVDRSISTVEFAVEESRRIRGDIIPMNFLNAVGRSSFTKKVPLGPVLAISPFNFPLNLALHKIAPALACGCSVVLKPSLSTPLIGIKLAELIASAGFPKGLVNVVICEDELSERLVRDERFKLLSFTGSPKVGWYLKSIAGKKKVTLELGGNAAVIVDETKDLPSVAKKVAIGCNLYAGQICISTQRVLVNENIYDDFKELLVQEIKKLPIGDPNNAQTIIGPLISADQVNRVQNLVDSAIREGANDLIGFELSRKEENILGPYLLENVCTTDDLWSEEAFAPVAVMRSFKTFDEAIAMVNDSKYGLQVGIFTDSISKVKKSLDFIDVAGIIINDIAGFRIDHMPYGGIKDSGLGREGIVYAIDDMTFEKLVVF
- a CDS encoding ABC transporter substrate-binding protein, with amino-acid sequence MIRFLLIYLLFSPLVLSATYKVSITPSCPYYCIDSEFKGYIVEILESYFKSNKDTLKTISTPYARISDSIDKEKVDFGILTALDLRDEVNLTTIKTPLGFRSTGVISRNEDNIVVLENLDLKGKKILLPKGSRATDNIVKEMSRINQGQGSEDLINEVTGSNIHKRLIDLIAIKRGDIALDDYNVMKYNFLKSKHTSALSISPTSLTGHNPILIVTKNNSKIKVILDKQLHLHIKKMRKSGELKSILDKYNLTDWDRTSSR
- a CDS encoding substrate-binding domain-containing protein, whose translation is MNFKIIICTLFCIATFAKDYDVAVLYWSSKIEGQVAMRSGLEEQAKAINSAGIDRINLISYVAGDGTNGVRNQIKQFYEVLKRKKPVDLIIIQPTDNAALTPPLLAANKLKIPVIAYDQYILDGKLASFLTSNNYQAGSLGGEYIAQLYKDDYEIKLIIVEYPKVSSTIERVDGFIDTLKNLKQKFKIIGTYNAVEPVSGLQAAKDILSDFPSKNSIDVIFTVNDGGGLSIVDHLYKNKRTEIKIATIDGDPKSVQNIKNGKLTVIDSAQFCASIGRESMKTGYKVLRGLEVSKKILIPTFPITKETLSKYPGWNGKIPSSFTKPWMTNSKWNNDLKRSIND
- a CDS encoding GNAT family N-acetyltransferase: MHTVEYSPITEEDLDLVLAFTDKWIGKNYYQKEELAQIIQQGHKCNLNASVKACVGGELAGIRLTLAPGSWIKETSEGLSLSKWNIPEGDVAYFKSLFVSEKFQKLGIGKELSKRSIDILKKMNAAGILCHSWLESPGNSSQKYLLSMGFKEVRQHQKFWSQIDYLCTRCSPKKCACTAAEMLKLL
- a CDS encoding FAD-binding oxidoreductase, with translation MSVSIWQDRSNRHNLAEQCSDIIVIGGGIAGLSCAYWILQEDSELKVTLIEKGEVGDGATGRNAGFITCGSVEHFNRLVEKHGESEALEIWKFSETNLELLEEHLITGSEKELQFEKKGSFSLASTETEFQELKKSALLMQKLGIEVEVIEKSDIDSRLGARGFIGGIKYLGDASIHPMKLLDKMKEKLLSFKNFKLFENSEVFKINSVSQEKEVLTKGHRFKAPIVVLATNGYSALLHDYFKDKIYPTRGQILATSSVEKFMEGPCYANFVLDYFRQLPSGELVIGGFRQLQKDVEIGYSDETSDVIQNALEQFIQTHLPALSEADITHRWSGIMGFSVDGQPMVGAIPSDQQIYFLGGFTAHGLGLAFHGAKCLADILFDREIPSFISAKRF
- a CDS encoding DUF1338 domain-containing protein, producing MKINGLLQELWDDYTSMAPSALFIHELMQQRGENVVNDHIALRTFSHESIGIDQFAIHFEKFGYKRCGDYEFEAKKLDAIHLEHSCNSKLPKIFLSELRYNELSKNSIEIIERCIEPLKLLSIDSLLAKPLRPSISFREYKQLYEESEYAAWLCAIGFRANHFTISVNHLKTIESLLDLNEILKENGILLNTSGGEVKGSKSEFLEQSSTMADKMDVEFTDCTEKVPTCYYEFALRHQLPTGKLYQGFVTKSADKIFESTN
- a CDS encoding glycerophosphodiester phosphodiesterase family protein, translating into MKVPTDSWVFTRPIAHRGLHGNGVLENTIEAFDKAIKENHPIELDIRVTKDDKLVVFHDRTTSRIFTENLDVEKSHLSDLLKLEAKENSAKIPTLENILEYVDGRVPLLIEIKNENFDGRLERLLVDQLRNYHHEFSIQSFNPWSLKEISRLAPDFSIGLLSGTFKKSKMNFFSKLALRNLIFIPYLRPDFLSLEFSGYSGIQRRIAEIYGSERVIFWTIRDKKQLPLLGKHNYIFDNFEDNK